One window of Microcoleus vaginatus PCC 9802 genomic DNA carries:
- a CDS encoding glycosyltransferase family 2 protein gives MNILAGIKLPKSADASDVYIRCNESASINYQEDDKKVVLSQGGVVSSNSYFNSFYERFYTQYTTLSSIYYVLKLEGDFKVSVYREFDGQKNKEIISEEIFEKCHFSNPVKISPINLLQGKKAGRIYFEITCSSEQGEFKGAWIATDQSKTREASLGIVICTFKKEDFIQNTLSAIFQDELLETKDFKVFVVDNGRTLDEADFGKPKLRLVPNINAGGSGGFTRGLVEALEEEKYSHFLLMDDDIELESECIYKLFPLYEYANSDFAVAGGLLNLQKKHMLYEAGASYNAYSKTRGFGPGALIALNYNIDLRDSNSLNRLLKEEDIDYGGFWFFSFSKELVEQTKLPLPLFIKIDDVEFGLRIKELGNNIVAFPSLAVWHQPAAAKNVNWENYYYIRNDLIAYSIHYSPEYMAAVEHLTKVILQALAKFDYNHVEMVVKAFEDYLKGPDFIKNTDPESFHMSIVKLSKSYNNQNEVDKVAGTNLLTRWFKVAAEGSNEWSSVREKWKSAAQEITSTIFWQQYLGLKK, from the coding sequence ATGAATATATTAGCTGGAATTAAGCTACCAAAATCAGCCGACGCCTCGGATGTATATATACGGTGTAATGAATCTGCATCTATAAACTACCAGGAAGATGACAAAAAAGTTGTTTTATCTCAGGGTGGTGTTGTCTCCTCAAATTCTTACTTTAATTCGTTTTACGAGAGATTTTATACTCAATATACAACTCTTAGCTCTATCTACTATGTGCTGAAACTTGAAGGCGATTTTAAAGTTTCTGTTTACCGAGAATTTGATGGACAAAAAAACAAAGAAATAATTTCTGAAGAGATCTTTGAGAAATGTCACTTCTCTAACCCTGTAAAAATCTCCCCAATAAATCTCCTTCAAGGTAAAAAAGCGGGCAGAATATATTTTGAAATAACTTGTTCTAGTGAACAGGGTGAATTTAAAGGGGCCTGGATAGCAACTGATCAAAGTAAAACTAGAGAAGCATCCTTGGGGATTGTAATTTGCACCTTTAAAAAAGAGGACTTCATACAAAATACATTAAGTGCAATTTTTCAAGATGAATTACTAGAAACCAAGGACTTTAAAGTATTCGTGGTTGATAATGGTAGAACTTTAGATGAAGCTGATTTCGGAAAGCCAAAACTGAGGCTAGTTCCTAATATAAATGCTGGTGGAAGCGGGGGGTTTACCAGAGGGTTGGTCGAAGCTTTAGAGGAAGAAAAATATTCTCACTTTTTGCTTATGGATGATGATATAGAGTTAGAAAGTGAATGTATTTATAAATTATTTCCTTTGTATGAATACGCCAATTCGGATTTTGCTGTAGCGGGTGGACTGCTAAATTTACAAAAAAAGCATATGTTGTATGAAGCAGGAGCATCGTACAACGCCTATTCTAAAACTAGAGGATTTGGGCCTGGGGCATTAATTGCTTTAAATTATAATATCGATTTACGAGATTCTAATTCTCTCAACAGGTTGCTCAAGGAAGAAGATATAGATTATGGCGGATTTTGGTTTTTCTCTTTTTCTAAGGAACTCGTTGAACAAACTAAATTACCGCTGCCTTTATTTATCAAAATAGATGATGTAGAGTTTGGTTTAAGAATAAAAGAGTTGGGCAATAACATTGTAGCTTTTCCATCACTGGCAGTGTGGCATCAACCAGCGGCGGCCAAGAATGTAAATTGGGAAAATTATTATTATATCCGCAATGATTTAATAGCTTATTCCATCCATTATTCTCCAGAATATATGGCTGCAGTTGAGCATTTGACAAAAGTAATACTTCAGGCTTTAGCAAAATTTGATTATAATCATGTAGAGATGGTTGTAAAAGCTTTTGAAGACTATCTAAAAGGCCCAGATTTTATCAAAAACACTGACCCAGAAAGCTTTCACATGAGCATTGTAAAGCTTAGTAAAAGCTATAACAACCAAAATGAGGTAGATAAAGTAGCTGGTACTAACCTTTTGACTAGGTGGTTTAAAGTTGCTGCTGAAGGTAGTAATGAATGGTCATCCGTAAGGGAAAAATGGAAAAGTGCTGCCCAGGAGATAACATCTACTATATTTTGGCAGCAATACCTTGGGCTAAAGAAATAG
- the xylB gene encoding xylulokinase: protein MLLGIDLGTGSAKALLLATDGTTIGEASSSYPVHAPHPGWAESEPEDWWLAVASAVRKAVGDRADGVQAIALSGQMHGVVLASESGQPLRPAILWADSRSSATLNTYHSLDAAILERLGNPITAGMAGPTLLWLREHEATVYTEARWALQPKDWLRLRLTGEVATEPSDASGTLLYDVVSDNWAGEAIGALNLRGDWLPKIIPSSAIAGYLTTIASEHLGLPVGLPVIAGAADTAAAALGNGLLEPGLVQLTIGTGAQIITPRSQPIIDRHGRTHLYRTALPNQWYTLAAMQNAGLALEWVRGILGLSWQEVYTKAFSVPPGCEGLTFLPYLTGERTPHLDPYIRGAWVGLGLHHTQAHLMRAALEGVAFALRQGLEALEATGFKATELRLAGGGTAEMPWKQLLTDVLRIPLYSTTVAAASGRGAALLAGIGIGVYADANDTIKLAATPMLAAAPQSVDPILEEAGFRYQSLYPRLKKM from the coding sequence ATGCTGCTTGGTATAGATTTAGGAACAGGCTCTGCTAAGGCATTGCTTCTAGCGACAGACGGAACCACTATAGGTGAAGCATCAAGCTCTTATCCTGTTCATGCACCCCACCCGGGATGGGCTGAGTCGGAACCAGAAGATTGGTGGTTAGCTGTTGCCTCGGCTGTTAGGAAGGCAGTAGGAGATCGCGCTGATGGGGTACAGGCGATCGCACTTTCAGGGCAAATGCACGGTGTTGTCCTAGCTTCGGAGTCTGGTCAGCCCCTGCGTCCTGCTATCCTCTGGGCAGATAGTCGCTCTAGTGCCACGCTTAACACTTATCATTCGCTCGATGCCGCTATTCTAGAGCGCTTGGGCAACCCGATTACGGCTGGAATGGCGGGTCCAACTTTGTTGTGGCTACGAGAACACGAGGCTACTGTCTACACCGAAGCGCGTTGGGCACTTCAGCCAAAAGATTGGCTGCGGTTACGGCTGACTGGAGAAGTCGCAACAGAACCATCTGATGCTAGCGGTACTTTGCTTTACGATGTTGTGTCGGACAACTGGGCTGGGGAAGCAATCGGGGCGCTGAATCTACGTGGTGATTGGTTACCAAAAATTATCCCCTCTAGTGCGATCGCAGGCTACCTAACAACTATTGCTTCAGAGCATCTCGGCTTACCTGTTGGCTTACCGGTTATCGCTGGTGCTGCGGATACCGCAGCGGCGGCACTTGGTAACGGACTACTAGAGCCTGGATTGGTTCAACTAACGATCGGCACAGGCGCTCAAATCATTACACCTCGATCGCAACCAATTATCGATCGTCATGGTCGTACACATCTCTATCGAACCGCCCTACCTAACCAGTGGTACACCCTTGCAGCAATGCAAAATGCCGGGTTAGCGCTTGAGTGGGTGCGAGGTATCCTCGGCTTGAGCTGGCAGGAAGTCTATACTAAAGCGTTTTCTGTTCCCCCAGGATGTGAAGGATTGACATTTTTGCCGTACCTCACGGGTGAGCGAACTCCACACCTTGATCCCTATATACGCGGGGCATGGGTGGGGCTTGGACTTCATCACACACAGGCGCACCTGATGCGGGCGGCTTTAGAGGGAGTTGCTTTTGCCTTGCGACAAGGTTTGGAGGCACTTGAAGCAACAGGTTTTAAAGCGACAGAACTGCGTTTAGCAGGCGGTGGAACTGCAGAAATGCCTTGGAAACAATTACTGACCGATGTATTGAGAATACCCCTCTATTCTACTACAGTTGCTGCGGCTTCCGGACGTGGTGCTGCTCTACTGGCGGGTATCGGAATTGGCGTATACGCAGATGCTAATGACACCATCAAACTGGCAGCCACACCAATGCTTGCTGCCGCTCCCCAATCAGTTGATCCAATCCTAGAAGAGGCTGGGTTTCGATATCAATCCCTTTATCCACGACTTAAAAAAATGTGA